In Cotesia glomerata isolate CgM1 linkage group LG3, MPM_Cglom_v2.3, whole genome shotgun sequence, one genomic interval encodes:
- the LOC123262032 gene encoding uncharacterized protein LOC123262032, translated as MKNEILATYFHMISTDDNPQHDKCPKGVDSWCKWNEAKALGTEPPKYPTPLHPDVQKAIFPIYQDLSRVDLLERCLGGHTQNANESFNSTIWRMAPKHLHSGLKTIEIAAYLAACLFNEGSSSILLVMNELGLIVGNNSFNHAQQSDSQRVTRQNRRSSLDSKEARKARKEKLQAQNEAYEAEEGLQYGAGIAD; from the coding sequence ATGAAAAATGAGATATTGGCAACTTATTTCCATATGATATCAACAGATGATAATCCACAACATGACAAATGTCCAAAGGGTGTAGATAGCTGGTGTAAGTGGAACGAAGCTAAAGCTCTGGGGACAGAACCTCCAAAATATCCGACACCTTTGCATCCTGACGTTCAAAAAGCGATTTTTCCAATTTATCAGGATTTATCCCGGGTAGATTTATTGGAGAGATGTTTAGGAGGCCATACTCAAAATGCTAATGAAAGTTTTAATTCAACTATTTGGCGTATGGCCCCTAAACATTTGCATAGTGgtttaaaaactattgaaattgCTGCATACTTGGCTGCTTGCTTATTCAATGAAGGCAgttcaagtattttattagTCATGAACGAGTTAGGTCTCATCGTTGGGAACAATAGCTTCAATCACGCACAACAATCCGACAGTCAGCGCGTAACCCGTCAGAATCGACGCAGCTCCTTGGACAGTAAAGAAGCCCGAAAAGCACGAAAAGAAAAGCTACAAGCTCAAAATGAAGCATATGAAGCTGAAGAAGGCTTACAATATGGTGCTGGAATAGCTGATTAA
- the LOC123261414 gene encoding uncharacterized protein LOC123261414, whose translation MSVYAEPIRTNNLAEGFNRTLIERMGGAHRNIWVWIDRLIEIMADQEIKYLRVTEGVPISNETRRLRWIEDDQRIINAQRNLDSRRWSMDDFLLNALTPRHRHILEAETLDIPNDQDNLELPDVADIRVPENALPDLEPVENDIRHPRGQPQGYRHRRRRRNAAVVPPLNELLQEVNNEDDGGGRNQNIRQPQIQRANVPLNDLLQIDNDNGRVNEDHNQKQPQYQRRGRQGRAHGRQRGAVRIAPYVRNNAVNVVEAENIGRQEIVQPLPEEIPVMEMEEIPDIENIIFN comes from the exons ATGTCTGTTTACGCTGAGCCGATCCGAACTAACAATTTAGCCGAAGGTTTCAATCGAACCTTGATTGAGAGAATGGGTGGAGCTCATCGCAATATTTGGGTTTGGATTG accgattaattgaaataatggcTGATCAAGAAATTAAGTACTTAAGAGTAACTGAGGGAGTCCCAATCTCTAACGAGACTCGTCGATTAAGATGGATTGAAGACGATCAGCGGATCATAAATGCTCAACGAAACCTTGACAGTAGaag gtGGTCTATGGACGACTTTCTCTTAAATGCTCTAACACCTCGACATCGACATATCTTAGAAGCTGAAACTTTAGATATACCAA ATGATCAAGATAATCTTGAATTACCTGATGTGGCTGATATTCGTGTTCCGGAAAATGCTTTACCag aTTTAGAACCTGTTGAAAACGATATACGGCATCCAAGAGGCCAGCCGCAAGGTTACAGGCATCGACGACGTAGAAGAAATGCAGCAGTTGTACCACCACTCAATGAGCTTCTTCAGGAAGTCAACAACGAAGATGACGGTGGTGGTAGAAATCAAAATATTCGTCAGCCACAAATACAGAGAGCAAATGTACCACTCAATGACCTTCTTCAAATTGATAATGACAATGGACGTGTTAATGAAGATCACAATCAAAAACAACCGCAATACCAACGACGAGGAAGACAAGGCAGAGCACATGGACGTCAACGAGGAGCAGTTAGAATAGCACCTTACGTTcgga ACAACGCCGTCAACGTGGTAGAAGCTGAGAACATTGGTCGTCAAGAAATTGTACAGCCTTTGCCGGAAGAAATTCCTGTCATGGAAATGGAAGAAATTCCTGACAtcgaaaatattatatttaattag
- the LOC123261415 gene encoding uncharacterized protein LOC123261415, with protein MHGILLVVARQLWALWSKPGTEYYLKPEQRKKIAARQLNIKRPQEIHRLVRTIDHTAKWKASEWESWLLFDSVPCLSGILNEKCFQSYFLLVSSIYVLMTDNIRERDLIICEINIQFVRDCQIIYGVSSMTFNLHSLFHLVESVKQSEPLWSTSAFLFESMIFLIKHYITGVSGVSNQIVNSVLKEKNIRCNIDYNTESETCRKYCKDLFKPHQLKICTRSDNHAFLIGDEESPNDKLVVLISKYFDDISSVKVFDRCIYNKMVLRSTAYNRPKKTNDTVVQLDSKKFKLINGFFSHNNTCYLFGNQILTAPTSFQSNTQLFHIIQAVNVEGEIIIINIEAILKKVIFFSTGANNYISLFPKNIYVLLI; from the coding sequence ATGCACGGCATTCTATTGGTAGTGGCACGACAACTTTGGGCATTGTGGAGTAAGCCAGGGACTGAGTATTATTTAAAGCCCgaacaacgaaaaaaaattgcagcTCGTCAGCTAAACATTAAAAGACCACAAGAAATTCATCGACTTGTAAGAACTATTGACCACACAGCAAAGTGGAAAGCTTCGGAATGGGAGTCGTGGTTATTATTTGATAGCGTCCCGTGTTTATCTGGTATTCTCaatgaaaaatgttttcagTCATATTTCTTATTAGTGTCAAGCATTTATGTCTTAATGACTGACAATATAAGAGAAAGGGACCTTATAATAtgtgaaataaatattcaatttgtACGTGATTGTCAAATAATTTATGGTGTTAGTTCAATGACATTTAATTTACATTCGTTGTTTCATCTAGTAGAATCTGTCAAACAAAGTGAACCGTTGTGGTCAACTTCGGCTTTTCTTTTTGAAAGCATGATTTTCCTTATTAAACATTACATTACTGGAGTCAGTGGTGTATCAAATCAAATAGTAAACTCAgtactaaaagaaaaaaatattcgatgTAACATTGACTACAATACTGAATCCGAGACATGTCGTAAATATTGTAAGGATTTATTTAAGCCGCATCAACTAAAAATTTGCACCCGAAGTGATAACCATGCTTTTCTGATCGGCGATGAAGAATCACCTAACGATAAACTGGTTGTGTTGATCAGTAAATATTTCGACGATATTTCTTCAGTTAAAGTCTTCGACAGAtgcatttataataaaatggtacTTCGTAGCACGGCTTACAATCGTCCGAAGAAAACAAATGACACAGTAGTCCAGTTAGattcaaaaaagtttaaaCTTATCAAcggttttttttctcataacaATACCTGTTATCTTTTTGGTAATCAGATATTAACTGCTCCAACAAGTTTTCAGTCAAACACGCAATTATTCCATATCATACAAGCAGTAAATGTAGAAGGAGAAATTATAATCATCAATATTGAAGCTATTTTAAagaaagtcatttttttttcaacaggagccaataattatatttctcTGTttccgaaaaatatttatgttttacTGATATAA